One Terriglobales bacterium genomic window carries:
- a CDS encoding PEGA domain-containing protein, with amino-acid sequence MGKMAVAALILVCTGMMVLTPAIGAQQNMDQRPALQQTMADRYRLTRVGTTALSKRGAPDRVRRAGGVVIIRKAGLYGGLEHNDAASVYIREGEPPKLYAGKKEHEIRVGEKFYVHSVAVADDVVVLGLVSVASISTATRPGQLWLTLNFFFPKPVLEHGDITTVYRTLDQWLLPEGSFQPGYSETAATAATPSRTVPATPSDLRPGMDREQVVASLGAPLKEASFGTKTWLTYPGMVVVLEQGKLASVDQTSQPPAKVSVGSEPSGADVYVDGNFVGSTPSLLPLPPGSYKIEVKAAGFKNWSREIKTLAGGEVNLKATLEKVDH; translated from the coding sequence ATGGGAAAAATGGCAGTCGCGGCACTCATATTGGTTTGCACGGGGATGATGGTTCTCACGCCGGCGATCGGAGCCCAGCAGAACATGGACCAGCGGCCGGCGTTGCAGCAGACGATGGCTGACCGTTATCGCCTGACGCGAGTGGGAACCACGGCTTTGTCGAAGCGTGGAGCCCCCGATCGAGTGCGCCGGGCCGGCGGGGTGGTAATCATCCGCAAAGCCGGACTGTACGGGGGGCTGGAGCACAATGACGCGGCTTCCGTCTACATCCGTGAGGGCGAACCACCAAAGCTGTACGCGGGAAAGAAGGAACACGAGATCCGTGTCGGAGAGAAATTCTACGTGCACTCGGTGGCGGTCGCCGACGACGTCGTCGTCCTGGGGCTGGTAAGCGTGGCGTCCATCTCCACGGCAACCAGGCCTGGACAATTGTGGCTTACCCTGAACTTTTTCTTTCCCAAGCCGGTGCTGGAGCACGGTGACATCACCACGGTCTACCGGACGCTGGACCAGTGGCTGCTGCCGGAGGGATCGTTCCAGCCGGGCTATAGCGAGACAGCGGCCACGGCAGCAACTCCGTCGCGCACCGTGCCGGCGACGCCGTCCGATTTGAGGCCGGGCATGGATCGGGAGCAAGTCGTCGCTTCGCTGGGCGCTCCATTGAAGGAAGCCAGCTTCGGGACCAAGACCTGGCTGACGTACCCGGGGATGGTGGTGGTGCTGGAGCAGGGCAAGCTGGCCAGTGTTGACCAGACTTCGCAGCCGCCCGCCAAGGTAAGCGTCGGTTCGGAGCCTTCGGGCGCGGACGTATACGTCGACGGCAACTTCGTCGGCTCGACGCCATCCTTGCTCCCACTGCCGCCGGGCAGCTACAAGATCGAGGTGAAAGCGGCCGGATTCAAGAACTGGTCGCGTGAGATCAAGACGCTGGCAGGAGGAGAGGTCAACCTGAAGGCAACGCTGGAGAAAGTGGACCATTGA
- a CDS encoding ATP-binding protein gives MVTASELLRVPAFDGLPEDQLAWFLSQSEELYLKPGDTYVRPTDPAAAMFVILEGELQVRGDFAGETVVIPVNAGQVTGALPFSRMTQAKVTGRALTASRLLRFPSALFAELVQKMPELTKRLVGVMSDRIREVTRIEQQRDRLAALGKLSAGLAHELNNPASAAKRATSQLRDILKRIRDTSHELGRRELTPMQKAEIEKLEASLTTRDEPPPDALTISDLEEQIEAWLHNHGQNDLWQLASDLARRNIRPAVLESLFATLEPDTARAALVRIAASLDVATLLNEIESSTSRISELVQAIKEYTFMDQSPLQNVDIVKSLENTLTILNHKLKRRGVGVRRDYEQVPLLVNSFGSELNQVWTNIIDNAIDAMGEKGELRVRTCREDACVLVEIGDNGPGIPPEIKSHIFEPFFTTKAVGEGTGLGLDTVQRIVRKHRGNIQVTSSPGDTRFQVWLPLAEAPR, from the coding sequence ATGGTCACGGCATCAGAATTACTTCGCGTTCCGGCATTCGACGGACTGCCTGAGGATCAGCTTGCCTGGTTCCTCAGCCAGTCAGAGGAGCTGTATCTCAAACCCGGGGACACGTACGTGCGGCCAACCGACCCGGCGGCGGCGATGTTTGTGATTCTGGAGGGAGAACTCCAGGTGCGAGGAGATTTTGCCGGCGAGACTGTCGTGATTCCGGTCAACGCGGGCCAAGTGACCGGCGCGCTGCCGTTTTCGAGGATGACGCAGGCCAAGGTAACCGGACGCGCACTCACCGCCAGCCGCCTTTTGCGTTTTCCGTCCGCACTTTTTGCAGAACTGGTGCAGAAGATGCCGGAGTTAACCAAGCGGCTGGTCGGGGTGATGTCCGACAGGATCCGCGAAGTCACCCGCATCGAACAGCAACGCGACCGGCTGGCTGCGCTGGGTAAACTTTCGGCTGGGCTGGCGCATGAACTCAACAATCCCGCCTCCGCCGCCAAACGTGCCACCAGTCAATTACGCGACATTCTGAAACGTATCAGGGATACGAGTCACGAGTTAGGACGGCGCGAGCTGACGCCGATGCAAAAGGCGGAAATCGAAAAGTTGGAAGCTTCCCTCACCACGCGGGACGAGCCCCCGCCGGATGCCCTGACGATTAGCGACTTGGAAGAGCAGATTGAAGCGTGGTTGCACAATCACGGGCAGAACGACCTCTGGCAACTGGCGTCCGATCTGGCGCGCAGGAATATCAGGCCGGCAGTCTTGGAGTCGCTCTTTGCGACACTCGAGCCAGATACGGCGCGAGCTGCGCTGGTGAGGATTGCGGCGTCGCTGGACGTGGCGACCCTGCTGAATGAAATCGAAAGCAGCACTTCGCGGATCTCGGAGCTGGTGCAGGCGATCAAGGAATACACGTTCATGGACCAGTCGCCTCTCCAGAACGTAGACATTGTCAAAAGTCTTGAAAATACGCTTACGATTCTGAACCACAAGCTCAAACGCCGCGGCGTCGGGGTGCGGCGCGACTACGAGCAGGTTCCACTGCTGGTGAATTCGTTTGGCAGCGAGCTCAACCAGGTATGGACCAATATCATTGACAACGCCATCGACGCGATGGGGGAAAAGGGCGAGCTTCGAGTTCGGACCTGTCGAGAGGACGCTTGCGTACTCGTTGAGATCGGCGACAACGGGCCAGGAATTCCGCCCGAGATTAAGTCGCATATTTTTGAGCCTTTCTTCACCACCAAGGCAGTCGGCGAGGGCACTGGGCTGGGGCTCGATACAGTGCAGCGAATCGTAAGGAAGCACCGAGGCAACATTCAGGTCACATCAAGCCCAGGCGATACGCGATTTCAAGTCTGGCTTCCCCTGGCGGAAGCTCCCAGATAG
- a CDS encoding M28 family metallopeptidase: protein MDRIVVAVMLLCSSLLAQSQPKFDGQSWWNYVKVLAADDMEGRETGSEGLRKAEAYVVQQLQKDGLPAAGSNGYYQPVKLRSKAIDESQSSITLVRNGKDEPLVLGEDAMFSTSVDLAPEVNAPLVFVGYGLRVPEAKYDDFAGQDVRDKVAVLIAGSTSDMSSALAAHYQSTAERRKALMDAGALGTIYIPNPASMDIPWSRMRLARTRPSMALADPALNDAAGVKIAVIFNPERAEKLFEGSGHTFAEIAALAKDRKPMPHFPLQVSLKSKAKMTVAEVESANLVAKLPGSDPKLKDEYVVLTAHIDHLGVGEPINGDKIYNGAMDNGSGSAVLLDLANALSKVKLRRSLLFVWVTAEEKGLLGSRYFAANPTVPKKHIVADLNTDMFLPIFPMKSVTVYGLAESDLGDMATKVAEQQGLRVHPDPEPLRNAFIRSDQYSFIRQGVPSLAMKVGFEPNSPEAAKAKQWLTQRYHAPSDDTNQPVDLEAAGKFEDVLSSLTIMVANADERPRWKQESFFRRFAK from the coding sequence ATGGATCGAATCGTTGTCGCGGTCATGTTGCTTTGCTCGTCGTTGTTAGCGCAATCTCAGCCGAAGTTCGACGGCCAAAGCTGGTGGAACTACGTAAAGGTGCTTGCCGCCGATGACATGGAAGGACGCGAAACCGGCAGTGAAGGCCTGCGCAAGGCGGAAGCATATGTCGTGCAGCAGTTGCAAAAGGACGGGCTGCCGGCGGCGGGAAGCAACGGCTATTACCAACCGGTGAAGTTGCGGAGCAAAGCGATTGATGAAAGCCAGTCGAGCATCACCCTGGTGCGAAACGGCAAGGACGAACCGCTGGTGCTGGGAGAGGACGCGATGTTCAGCACGAGCGTGGACCTGGCGCCCGAGGTGAATGCCCCGCTGGTGTTCGTTGGATACGGACTGCGGGTGCCGGAGGCGAAGTATGACGACTTCGCCGGGCAAGACGTACGCGACAAGGTTGCGGTGTTGATTGCCGGCTCGACGTCGGATATGTCCTCTGCATTAGCGGCGCACTACCAGTCGACAGCGGAACGACGCAAGGCGCTGATGGACGCAGGCGCCCTGGGGACGATCTACATTCCGAATCCTGCCTCCATGGACATTCCGTGGTCACGGATGCGGCTGGCGCGCACGCGTCCGAGCATGGCCCTTGCAGATCCCGCTCTGAATGACGCGGCGGGCGTGAAGATTGCTGTCATTTTTAATCCCGAGCGAGCCGAGAAGCTGTTCGAAGGCTCCGGGCACACCTTTGCGGAAATCGCGGCGCTGGCAAAAGATCGCAAGCCGATGCCGCACTTCCCGCTCCAGGTCAGCCTGAAATCAAAGGCGAAGATGACAGTCGCGGAAGTTGAGTCGGCAAACCTGGTGGCGAAGTTGCCGGGATCGGACCCGAAGTTGAAGGACGAATACGTGGTGCTCACGGCGCATATCGATCATCTGGGCGTGGGCGAGCCCATCAACGGAGACAAGATTTACAACGGCGCGATGGACAACGGATCGGGATCGGCGGTTTTGCTCGACCTGGCCAACGCATTGTCAAAGGTCAAGCTGCGCCGGTCTCTGCTGTTCGTGTGGGTAACAGCGGAAGAAAAGGGTCTGCTGGGATCGCGCTATTTTGCGGCAAACCCGACGGTGCCGAAGAAGCATATTGTCGCGGACCTTAATACCGACATGTTTCTGCCCATCTTTCCCATGAAGTCAGTGACCGTGTATGGATTGGCGGAGTCGGATCTCGGCGACATGGCGACCAAGGTGGCGGAGCAGCAAGGTCTGCGCGTGCATCCCGATCCGGAGCCATTGCGCAATGCTTTTATCCGCAGCGACCAGTACAGCTTTATCCGCCAGGGAGTGCCGTCGCTGGCAATGAAAGTCGGGTTTGAGCCGAACTCGCCCGAGGCAGCCAAGGCGAAACAGTGGCTGACACAACGGTATCATGCGCCCTCGGATGACACGAATCAGCCGGTGGACCTGGAGGCGGCGGGGAAATTCGAGGACGTACTGAGCAGCCTGACGATCATGGTGGCGAACGCCGACGAGCGGCCGAGATGGAAACAGGAGAGCTTCTTCCGAAGGTTTGCGAAATAA
- a CDS encoding methyltransferase domain-containing protein, with product MIHQRYKDLYFLGLSKATLPNYYLRRTLSRIRGTNGRPVHLHLGCGPNYLPGFVNVDANPGHKIDLWLDVRNGLPYPDGSVASIYTTHVLEHFFPDELARLLAECYRVLRSGGGMRIIVPSLRTAIEAYNRREVNWFSAQFPRPYDSLGGRFVNFIFCDGQHRSAFDFTHMQEMLRRAGFAEVTETAEGQSVLYGDKVLSYDPGDREGLPRSLYVEAFKK from the coding sequence TTGATTCACCAGCGTTATAAGGATCTGTATTTCCTCGGCCTCTCCAAGGCCACGTTGCCGAACTATTACCTTCGGCGAACGCTATCCCGAATCCGCGGCACCAATGGCCGCCCGGTCCATCTTCATCTTGGATGCGGGCCAAATTATCTTCCCGGGTTCGTCAACGTGGACGCCAACCCGGGGCACAAAATCGATCTCTGGCTTGACGTGCGCAACGGGCTTCCTTATCCCGACGGCAGCGTTGCTTCCATCTATACCACTCACGTGCTGGAGCATTTCTTCCCCGACGAATTAGCACGGCTGCTGGCGGAGTGTTATCGCGTGCTTCGTTCCGGCGGCGGCATGCGCATCATCGTGCCCAGCTTGCGCACCGCGATTGAGGCCTACAACCGCCGCGAGGTCAACTGGTTCAGCGCGCAGTTCCCGCGGCCATACGATTCCCTGGGCGGGCGTTTCGTGAACTTCATTTTCTGCGATGGCCAGCATCGCAGCGCGTTTGACTTTACCCACATGCAGGAAATGCTGCGTCGTGCCGGCTTTGCCGAGGTGACCGAAACGGCGGAAGGACAAAGCGTCCTCTACGGCGACAAGGTTTTATCCTACGATCCTGGCGACCGTGAAGGCTTGCCGCGGTCCCTGTACGTCGAGGCATTTAAGAAATAA
- a CDS encoding glycosyltransferase family 4 protein: protein MKRIAIVATHPIQYQAHWFRALAAHPDLDLEVFFCHYATPKEQAEAGFGVEFDWDIPLLDGYPHRFLKNIATTPSLDHFGGLDTPEIRDLIRQCRLDAVINCGWNRKSYWQSIFACRQSGTPVMVRSDSHLHTERPALTAAAKWPVYRLFIPRMDACLAVGQWARDYFLHYGARRDRIFLVPHSIDERWFGEHVARLLPQRAQTRAEWRLPPDCVVFLWAAKFIGQKRPLDFLRALELAARSGIRVHGLMAGDGPLRAEAEAFARERGAPVTFTGFLNQSEMVKAYVACDALDLTSGGETWGLVVNEAMACSRPCIVSDKVGCGPDLITPSTGATYPAGHVEALLARMASFAADRERLRRMGEAAARRVAEYSTAVAVSGVVEAVHSVRRR, encoded by the coding sequence TTGAAGCGCATCGCCATTGTTGCCACGCATCCGATTCAATACCAGGCCCATTGGTTTCGCGCGCTGGCGGCACATCCGGATCTGGACCTGGAAGTTTTTTTCTGCCACTACGCCACGCCCAAGGAGCAGGCGGAGGCGGGGTTCGGCGTCGAGTTCGACTGGGACATTCCGCTCCTCGACGGCTACCCGCACCGGTTCCTCAAGAACATCGCCACGACGCCTTCGCTGGACCATTTCGGCGGGCTGGACACGCCGGAGATTCGCGACCTCATTCGTCAATGCCGTCTCGATGCGGTGATCAATTGCGGCTGGAATCGCAAGAGTTACTGGCAGTCCATTTTCGCTTGCCGGCAAAGCGGTACACCGGTGATGGTGCGCAGCGATTCCCATCTGCACACCGAACGGCCGGCGCTAACGGCGGCGGCCAAGTGGCCCGTGTACCGCCTGTTCATACCCCGCATGGACGCCTGCCTGGCCGTCGGCCAGTGGGCACGCGATTACTTTCTTCACTATGGCGCCCGGCGCGACCGCATTTTTTTAGTTCCCCATTCGATTGACGAGCGCTGGTTCGGCGAGCATGTCGCGCGCCTTCTCCCGCAGCGGGCACAGACTCGCGCCGAGTGGCGACTGCCGCCAGATTGTGTCGTGTTTCTCTGGGCGGCGAAATTCATTGGTCAAAAGCGTCCGCTGGATTTCTTGCGGGCGCTGGAGTTGGCCGCACGCAGTGGCATACGGGTACACGGGTTGATGGCTGGAGATGGGCCGCTGCGGGCCGAAGCGGAGGCGTTCGCTCGAGAGCGCGGGGCGCCGGTGACATTCACCGGGTTTTTGAATCAGAGCGAGATGGTGAAGGCCTATGTGGCCTGCGATGCACTGGACCTTACCTCCGGCGGTGAAACTTGGGGCCTGGTGGTAAATGAAGCCATGGCATGCAGCCGCCCATGCATTGTTTCAGACAAAGTCGGTTGCGGCCCGGATCTCATCACGCCATCGACGGGCGCGACCTACCCGGCCGGTCATGTGGAAGCGCTCTTGGCGCGCATGGCATCGTTCGCCGCCGATCGTGAACGTCTGCGGCGAATGGGCGAAGCAGCCGCGCGTCGAGTGGCCGAGTACTCGACGGCAGTGGCGGTCAGCGGGGTTGTGGAAGCAGTCCATTCCGTCCGCCGGCGGTGA
- a CDS encoding carbohydrate porin — MRVYVVVIFVALSWPMVVAQTNQNVPPGASDWNIAPSTCAALGDLSPLQNDDDEHKPAAQETDTTAPTDPPSMFPHSDRSRFYVSGQMNFVYQTNPPFHAAYTGANSLLPRYEKAISRVMTLNTGVELNQSTEVLVDVEETGGTGISSALGLAGFTNLDVVRNPELSKAPYLARAVFHKIIALGSETVESERNPLSLFTTLPKRRIELRIGKFSMVDFFDMNSAAGDSHFQFLNWTIDNSGAYDYPAETRGYTWGVVADYEAGSWGFRFAEGLLPKVANGVDLSWNLRRAHSENFEFQLRRGLIPAKAGTIRVLAYTNEANMGRYREAVDRFLAGIDPVPDITAHSQQVTRKYGFGMNLEQEVAAGLTAFARFGWNNGKTESYAYTEVDLTVLGGFRLDGERWRRKYDRMGLAFVSNGIARDHQRYLALGGLGFLLGDGGLNYGRESIVESFYTAHLWRGVYAGIDLQHINNPGYNRDRGPVIVPGLRLHLEF, encoded by the coding sequence GTGCGAGTTTATGTCGTCGTCATATTTGTCGCGCTCTCCTGGCCGATGGTCGTAGCGCAAACCAACCAGAATGTTCCGCCGGGCGCTTCTGATTGGAACATTGCCCCCTCCACCTGCGCAGCTCTGGGGGACTTGTCCCCACTGCAAAACGACGACGACGAACATAAACCCGCTGCACAAGAAACCGATACAACAGCTCCAACAGATCCGCCTTCGATGTTCCCGCACTCTGACCGGAGCCGGTTTTATGTCTCCGGGCAGATGAATTTCGTCTACCAGACTAATCCGCCATTTCATGCAGCCTATACCGGCGCCAACAGTCTCTTGCCGCGCTACGAGAAAGCCATCTCTCGTGTCATGACCCTCAATACTGGTGTCGAGCTCAACCAGTCGACCGAAGTGCTGGTGGATGTAGAGGAGACCGGCGGCACCGGCATCAGTTCGGCCCTGGGGCTCGCCGGCTTCACCAACCTGGACGTGGTTCGAAACCCCGAGCTGAGCAAGGCTCCGTATCTGGCTCGCGCGGTGTTCCACAAAATCATCGCGCTCGGCAGCGAGACCGTGGAAAGCGAGCGCAATCCGCTCTCCCTGTTCACCACCTTGCCGAAGCGACGGATTGAACTTCGCATTGGCAAGTTCAGCATGGTGGATTTTTTTGATATGAATTCCGCCGCCGGCGACAGCCATTTTCAATTCCTGAACTGGACCATAGATAACAGCGGCGCCTACGACTACCCCGCCGAGACGCGCGGCTACACCTGGGGAGTAGTGGCGGATTACGAGGCGGGCAGCTGGGGGTTTCGTTTTGCCGAAGGATTACTGCCAAAGGTCGCGAATGGCGTTGATCTGTCATGGAATCTGCGGCGAGCTCACTCCGAGAATTTTGAATTCCAACTCCGGCGCGGCCTCATTCCCGCCAAAGCTGGAACCATCCGTGTGCTCGCCTATACGAATGAGGCCAACATGGGGCGGTATCGCGAGGCGGTGGATCGTTTCCTTGCCGGCATTGACCCAGTGCCTGATATCACCGCACATTCGCAGCAAGTCACGCGCAAATACGGGTTCGGCATGAACCTGGAGCAGGAGGTCGCCGCCGGACTGACGGCATTTGCGCGCTTCGGATGGAATAATGGAAAGACCGAATCGTACGCATACACCGAAGTGGACTTGACGGTGCTTGGCGGGTTCCGCCTGGATGGCGAACGCTGGCGTCGCAAGTACGACCGGATGGGCCTGGCTTTTGTCAGCAACGGCATTGCGCGCGACCACCAGCGCTACCTCGCCCTTGGCGGACTCGGCTTCTTATTGGGCGATGGCGGCCTGAATTACGGCCGAGAAAGCATTGTCGAGAGCTTCTACACGGCTCACCTCTGGCGCGGAGTTTACGCCGGGATCGACCTACAACACATCAACAACCCCGGCTACAACCGCGATCGTGGACCCGTGATTGTGCCCGGGTTGCGACTCCACCTGGAGTTTTAG
- a CDS encoding 2'-5' RNA ligase family protein, with amino-acid sequence MAAPQYALVAYVTSPVAGFVEGLRRQFHPRQAHLPAHVSVLPPRRLKGTEAQALDSLESVCSAVEPFEIVLGEVATFVPATPTVFLRVAHAAYRMRELHDRLNVAALHGEEQWPYMPHLTIFRMDTVEEALAASEEARRRWEEYRESRRVLIERVTFVREAGPNCWTDLAPVPLGRRLAPTR; translated from the coding sequence ATGGCCGCTCCGCAATATGCCCTCGTCGCCTACGTGACGAGTCCGGTGGCGGGTTTTGTCGAAGGGCTGCGACGACAATTCCATCCCAGGCAGGCACACCTGCCGGCGCATGTCAGCGTTCTTCCTCCGCGCCGACTGAAGGGCACGGAAGCACAGGCGCTGGACTCGCTGGAGTCGGTCTGCAGCGCCGTGGAACCGTTTGAAATCGTGCTCGGGGAAGTAGCGACATTCGTGCCGGCGACGCCGACGGTTTTTCTGCGCGTCGCGCACGCCGCTTATCGCATGCGTGAACTTCACGACCGCCTCAATGTCGCCGCACTGCACGGCGAGGAGCAGTGGCCGTATATGCCGCACCTGACCATCTTTCGCATGGATACTGTCGAAGAAGCGCTTGCCGCGTCGGAAGAGGCCCGCCGGCGGTGGGAAGAATATCGCGAGTCTCGACGCGTGCTGATTGAGCGCGTCACATTCGTGCGCGAAGCCGGCCCCAACTGCTGGACTGATCTGGCCCCGGTGCCGCTGGGTCGGCGTCTGGCTCCCACTCGCTGA
- a CDS encoding FAD-dependent oxidoreductase, translating to MAKPILLSVDDDADVLRSIERDLRSQYGAEYRVMGSDSPEGALDLLRQLKVRNDNVALLLADQRMPHMDGVNFLQEATRIFPDAKRALLTAYADTNAAISAINEANISYFFLKPWDPPTEHLYPQLDDLLDDWQASYRPTFEGIRLLGTRWSPRAYELRDFLARNHVPYQWIDVELSANDPETKRLLEALGPEAANLPVVLFPDGSKLLESVPADVAQKIGLRTRAQTDFYDLAIVGGGPAGLAAAVYGASEGLHTVVIEREAPGGQAGMSSRIENYLGFPSGLSGGDLARRAVTQAQRFGVEILSPQEAVGIRIEGPYRIIKLADGNELSCHALMIAAGVQWRRLDAPGIERLQGAGVYYGGGSTEALSCKGEIVYVVGGANSAGQAAMNFSKYAERVVILVRGTSLASTMSQYLIDQVKETSNIRLWTHASVAEVHGDTHLEEISVLCSDTGKTERVPASAMFIFIGALPRTTWLGEVVERDERGFILTGPDLMRDGERIKGWTLDRDPFLLETNVPGVFAVGDVRHGSVKRVASGVGEGSVAVQFIHQYLSKV from the coding sequence ATGGCGAAACCAATTTTGCTCAGTGTCGACGACGACGCAGACGTGCTGCGGTCAATTGAGCGTGATCTTCGATCGCAATACGGCGCCGAATACCGAGTGATGGGGAGCGATTCTCCCGAAGGCGCGCTGGATCTTCTCCGACAACTCAAGGTCCGGAATGACAACGTGGCCCTGCTGCTTGCCGATCAACGCATGCCGCACATGGACGGGGTCAATTTTCTGCAGGAAGCAACCCGGATTTTCCCCGATGCGAAGCGTGCGTTGTTGACCGCGTATGCCGATACCAATGCCGCGATCAGCGCGATCAATGAAGCCAATATCAGCTATTTTTTTCTCAAGCCGTGGGATCCACCGACAGAGCACCTCTATCCGCAGTTGGATGATTTGCTCGACGACTGGCAGGCTTCGTACCGGCCAACATTCGAGGGCATTCGGTTGCTGGGCACGCGATGGTCGCCACGCGCGTATGAATTACGGGATTTCCTGGCGCGCAACCATGTTCCATATCAATGGATTGACGTGGAGCTTTCCGCCAACGATCCGGAAACCAAGAGGTTGCTGGAGGCGCTCGGTCCGGAGGCGGCGAATCTGCCGGTCGTATTGTTTCCCGACGGAAGCAAGCTGCTGGAGAGCGTGCCGGCGGACGTAGCGCAAAAGATCGGATTGCGGACGCGGGCGCAGACTGACTTTTACGACTTGGCCATCGTGGGTGGAGGACCGGCCGGACTGGCCGCGGCGGTTTATGGCGCATCCGAAGGACTTCACACGGTGGTGATCGAGCGCGAAGCGCCGGGAGGACAGGCGGGAATGAGCTCGCGTATCGAAAACTACCTGGGGTTCCCGAGCGGACTCAGCGGAGGCGACTTGGCGCGTCGCGCGGTAACCCAGGCGCAGCGATTCGGGGTCGAGATTCTGTCGCCGCAGGAAGCCGTGGGCATACGCATCGAGGGACCGTACCGGATTATCAAGCTGGCGGACGGCAACGAACTCTCCTGTCACGCATTGATGATTGCTGCCGGCGTCCAGTGGCGGCGACTGGACGCTCCGGGAATTGAGCGCTTGCAGGGGGCCGGCGTTTACTACGGTGGAGGCTCAACCGAAGCGCTGTCGTGCAAGGGCGAGATTGTGTATGTGGTGGGCGGCGCGAATTCGGCGGGACAGGCCGCCATGAACTTCTCCAAGTACGCCGAACGCGTGGTCATCCTGGTGCGCGGAACGTCGCTCGCCAGCACCATGTCACAGTACCTGATCGATCAGGTCAAGGAGACATCGAACATTCGGTTGTGGACCCATGCCAGCGTGGCCGAAGTGCATGGCGACACGCACCTGGAGGAAATTTCGGTTTTGTGTTCGGACACTGGCAAAACGGAGCGTGTGCCGGCCAGCGCTATGTTCATCTTTATTGGAGCCCTGCCGCGAACCACTTGGCTGGGAGAGGTGGTAGAGCGAGACGAACGTGGCTTCATCCTGACCGGCCCCGACCTCATGCGCGACGGAGAACGTATCAAGGGATGGACCCTGGATAGGGATCCGTTCCTGCTGGAGACCAATGTGCCGGGAGTGTTTGCGGTGGGCGATGTACGCCATGGGTCGGTTAAGCGCGTGGCTTCCGGAGTGGGTGAAGGATCGGTGGCCGTGCAGTTCATCCATCAGTATTTGAGCAAGGTCTAA